Proteins encoded together in one Puntigrus tetrazona isolate hp1 unplaced genomic scaffold, ASM1883169v1 S000000528, whole genome shotgun sequence window:
- the chrm5a gene encoding muscarinic acetylcholine receptor M5a, which yields MDGEKNVSVSANVSGAHGLWEAVTIATVSAVVSLITVVGNVLVMLSFKVNSQLKTVNNYYLLSLACADLIIGVFSMNLYTSYILMGRWALGSLACDLWLALDYVASNASVMNLLVISFDRYFSITRPLTYRAKRTPRRAGIMIGLAWLVSLVLWAPPILCWQYLVGKRTVPEGQCQIQFFSEPVITFGTAIAAFYIPVSVMTILYCRIYKETERRTKDLAELQGVNSANDSDPPNPKTRSCFASKEEQLTNFSYASSEDEERSASPCVFAETRHKKCVSYKFKDVKSANAEEKPASFSSAESVNAPSSSSSSKPAEGTLKSQITKRKRMVLIKEKKAAQTLSAILLAFILTWTPYNIMVLVSTFCSDCVPLALWHLGYWLCYVNSTVNPMCYALCNKTFRKTFRMLLLCRWSKKRPEEKLYWCGATPAAGHRLT from the coding sequence ATGGACGGAGAGAAGAACGTCAGCGTCAGCGCGAACGTCTCCGGCGCGCACGGCCTGTGGGAGGCGGTCACCATAGCAACCGTCTCCGCCGTGGTCAGCCTCATCACCGTCGTGGGCAACGTTCTGGTGATGCTGTCCTTCAAAGTCAACAGCCAGCTGAAGACGGTCAACAACTACTACCTGCTGAGCCTGGCCTGTGCCGACCTCATCATCGGCGTCTTCTCCATGAACCTCTACACCTCCTACATCCTCATGGGCCGCTGGGCTCTGGGGAGTTTGGCCTGCGATCTCTGGCTGGCTTTGGATTACGTGGCCAGTAACGCGTCTGTCATGAACCTGCTGGTCATTAGTTTCGACCGCTACTTCTCCATCACCCGTCCGTTGACGTATCGGGCCAAACGAACGCCGAGGCGAGCGGGAATCATGATCGGCTTGGCTTGGCTCGTGTCTCTGGTCCTCTGGGCTCCTCCGATCCTCTGCTGGCAGTACTTGGTGGGAAAGCGAACGGTCCCCGAAGGACAGTGTCAGATTCAGTTCTTCTCCGAGCCCGTGATTACTTTCGGAACGGCGATAGCCGCCTTTTATATTCCCGTATCCGTCATGACTATCCTCTACTGTCGGATTTATAAAGAAACCGAGCGGCGCACCAAAGACCTGGCCGAGCTCCAAGGAGTCAACTCTGCCAACGATTCGGATCCACCGAATCCCAAGACTCGCTCGTGTTTCGCTTCCAAAGAGGAGCAGCTGACCAACTTCAGCTACGCTTCGTCCGAAGACGAGGAGCGCTCGGCTTCTCCCTGCGTCTTCGCCGAGACCAGACACAAAAAGTGCGTCTCGTACAAATTCAAAGACGTGAAGAGCGCTAACGCAGAGGAGAAGCCGGCGTCGTTCTCGTCGGCCGAGTCCGTGAACGCCCCGTCCTCCTCGTCTTCCTCCAAACCCGCCGAGGGCACGCTGAAGAGCCAGATCACCAAGAGGAAGAGGATGGTCCTGATCAAGGAGAAGAAGGCGGCGCAGACCCTCAGCGCCATCCTGCTGGCCTTCATCCTCACCTGGACGCCCTACAACATCATGGTGCTGGTGTCCACCTTCTGCTCCGACTGCGTCCCGCTGGCGCTCTGGCACCTGGGATACTGGCTGTGTTACGTCAACAGCACCGTCAACCCCATGTGCTACGCTCTCTGCAACAAGACCTTCCGCAAGACCTTCCGCATGCTGCTGCTGTGCCGCTGGAGCAAGAAGAGGCCCGAGGAGAAGCTGTACTGGTGCGGAGCGACCCCAGCGGCCGGACACAGACTCACCTGA